The following proteins come from a genomic window of Populus nigra chromosome 6, ddPopNigr1.1, whole genome shotgun sequence:
- the LOC133696541 gene encoding S-norcoclaurine synthase 1-like encodes MDPNVENGSMQGDEVLGWGKSLPVPSVQEMVRKDSQCVPERYIQEHKDRPVETEICPTSSEIPVINFSLLVNGDEDERRKLDLACKEWGFFQITNHDVSEEVIKQMKAAVAAFFELPLEEKRNYAMAANDIHGYGQGYVVSEHQKLDWCDLMFLVTSPPKYQKMKYWPVTIPGFKEAVEQYSTEILKLTEDIFANISLLMGMDKDALKRLHGEMMKQGIRMNYYPTCSRPELVLGVGPHSDASSITFLLQDDDITGLQIRHEEGWVPVKPIPNAIVVNIGDVIESWSNGVYKSIEHRAVTSVTAARMSIATFVIPDDDVELGPVETMADDYNRPKMYKAIKYVDYLRHTLSKKMDGKANTELLKVEIESN; translated from the exons ATGGATCCAAATGTTGAAAATGGAAGCATGCAGGGAGATGAGGTGTTGGGTTGGGGAAAATCATTGCCGGTACCAAGTGTCCAAGAAATGGTGAGAAAAGATTCTCAGTGTGTCCCTGAAAGATATATACAGGAACACAAAGACAGACCAGTAGAAACTGAAATTTGTCCAACTTCATCCGAGATCCCAGTCATAAATTTCTCCTTGCTAGTCAATGGAGACGAGGATGAACGGAGGAAGCTAGATCTTGCCTGCAAGGAGTGGGGTTTCTTTCAg atAACAAATCATGATGTGTCAGAAGAGGTGATAAAGCAAATGAAGGCCGCTGTGGCAGCATTTTTTGAACTTCCattggaagagaaaagaaattatgCAATGGCGGCCAATGATATTCATGGATATGGCCAAGGCTATGTAGTCTCTGAGCATCAAAAACTCGACTGGTGTGACTTGATGTTCTTGGTGACATCCCCCCCAAAATACCAGAAAATGAAATACTGGCCGGTTACGATACCAGGTTTCAA GGAGGCAGTCGAACAGTACTCAACAGAAATTCTTAAGCTGACTGAGGACATCTTTGCCAACATATCATTGTTAATGGGAATGGACAAAGATGCTCTAAAACGGTTGCATGGGGAGATGATGAAGCAAGGAATACGAATGAACTATTATCCAACCTGCTCGAGGCCTGAACTTGTGCTTGGAGTTGGTCCACATTCTGATGCGAGCTCCATAACCTTTCTTCTCCAGGATGATGATATCACTGGTCTCCAGATAAGGCACGAGGAAGGATGGGTTCCTGTGAAACCAATTCCAAATGCCATAGTAGTGAATATTGGTGATGTTATTGAG AGTTGGAGCAATGGAGTATACAAAAGCATTGAGCACAGGGCGGTGACGAGTGTGACAGCGGCAAGAATGTCCATAGCAACATTTGTGATTCCGGATGATGACGTGGAACTAGGTCCAGTAGAGACAATGGCGGATGATTATAATCGCCCTAAAATGTATAAAGCGATTAAGTATGTTGACTACCTTAGACATACTTTGTCAAAGAAAATGGATGGAAAAGCCAACACCGAGCTTCTCAAAGTCGAGATAGAAAGCAACTGA
- the LOC133696543 gene encoding oxoglutarate-dependent flavonoid 7-O-demethylase 1-like has protein sequence MDPKVENGATQGDEVPTWGKSLPVPSVREMITNHGVPEKVLKKMKAAVAAFYGLPLEEKSKYAMAADDIQGYGKVYVVSDHQKLDWCDIMVLMTLPPEYKKMKYWPVAIPGFKEAVEEYTTETLKLAEEIFANISLLMGMDKDAVKRLHGKIMKQAIRMNYYPTCSRPDLVVGVSPQSDPSAITLLLQDDDITGLQIRHREGWVPVKPIPNAIVANIGDVIEGWSNGVYKSIEHIAVTNVTAARMSVATFVIPDDDVELGPVETMVDDYNRPVMYKSIKYGDYLRYTFSKKMDGKANTELLKVGNESI, from the exons ATGGATCCAAAAGTCGAAAATGGAGCAACGCAGGGAGATGAGGTGCCGACTTGGGGAAAATCTTTGCCAGTGCCAAGCGTCCGAGAAATG aTAACAAACCATGGTGTCCCAGAAAAGGTGCTGAAGAAAATGAAAGCTGCTGTGGCAGCATTTTATGGACTTCCACTGGAAGAGAAAAGCAAGTACGCAATGGCAGCGGATGATATTCAAGGATATGGCAAAGTCTATGTAGTCTCTGATCATCAAAAACTCGATTGGTGTGACATAATGGTCTTGATGACACTCCCGCCCGAatacaagaaaatgaaatactGGCCGGTTGCAATACCAGGTTTCAA AGAGGCAGTAGAAGAGTACACAACAGAAACACTTAAGCTGGCTGAGGAGATCTTTGCCAACATCTCTTTGTTAATGGGAATGGATAAAGATGCTGTAAAACGGTTGCATGGGAAGATCATGAAGCAAGCAATTCGAATGAACTACTATCCAACCTGCTCGAGGCCTGATCTTGTGGTTGGTGTTAGTCCACAGTCTGATCCAAGCGCCATAACCTTACTTCTCCAGGATGATGATATCACTGGTCTCCAGATAAGGCACAGGGAAGGATGGGTTCCTGTGAAACCAATTCCAAATGCTATAGTAGCAAATATTGGTGATGTTATTGag GGTTGGAGCAATGGAGTATACAAAAGCATTGAGCACATAGCGGTGACGAATGTGACAGCGGCAAGAATGTCCGTTGCAACATTTGTGATCCCGGATGACGACGTGGAACTAGGTCCAGTGGAGACAATGGTGGATGATTATAATCGCCCTGTAATGTACAAAAGCATCAAGTATGGCGATTACCTCAGATATACTTTCTCAAAGAAAATGGATGGAAAGGCCAACACCGAGCTTCTCAAAGTTGGAAACGAAAGCATTTGA
- the LOC133697992 gene encoding thaumatin-like protein — translation MATSSHQFLLFFLCMIISLSITDGTELIIANNCKDSIWPGILGTAGHVTPREGGFLLLSGEQIVLQVPDKWSGRIWPRQGCCFDETTGRGSCQTGDCAGLLQCRGVGGVPPATLVEMTLGTSESALHYYDVSLVDGFNVPVSMMPVGGGVGCGIAACETDLNVCCPSTLVVKRQGKVVGCKSACLAAKTDRYCCTGEYANPKSCKPTIFSHLFKAICPKAYSFAFDDASGLKTCKASRYAITFCPPN, via the exons atggcAACTTCTTCTCATcagtttcttctcttcttcctttgcATGATCATCTCCCTTTCCATCACag ATGGGACTGAACTCATTATAGCAAACAACTGCAAGGACAGCATATGGCCTGGGATCCTTGGCACTGCAGGCCATGTGACCCCCAGAGAAGGCGGCTTCCTTCTACTCAGCGGAGAACAAATAGTCCTCCAAGTCCCTGACAAGTGGTCAGGAAGAATTTGGCCAAGACAAGGTTGCTGTTTTGATGAAACCACTGGCAGAGGTTCATGCCAGACCGGAGACTGTGCTGGCCTTTTACAGTGTAGAGGCGTTGGTGGTGTCCCTCCAGCAACTTTAGTGGAAATGACACTTGGAACTTCAGAATCCGCCTTGCATTACTATGATGTGAGTTTGGTTGATGGATTTAATGTTCCAGTTTCTATGATGCCTGTTGGTGGTGGTGTAGGGTGTGGAATTGCCGCGTGTGAGACGGATCTGAATGTCTGTTGCCCTTCTACATTGGTTGTGAAGCGACAGGGGAAGGTGGTGGGTTGCAAGAGTGCATGCTTGGCTGCAAAAACTGATAGATATTGTTGTACTGGGGAGTATGCAAATCCTAAAAGTTGCAAGCCTACTATTTTTAGTCATCTTTTTAAGGCAATTTGTCCCAAGGCTTATAGCTTTGCCTTTGATGATGCTTCAGGGCTTAAGACTTGTAAGGCTTCTCGGTATGCTATTACCTTTTGTCCTCCTAATTGA
- the LOC133695760 gene encoding uncharacterized protein LOC133695760 → MGSNLEPIPITSQKHDPAWKHCQMFKNGERVQLKCVYCGKIFKGGGIHRIKEHLAGQKGNAATCLQVPSEVRLMMQQSLDGVVVKKRKKQKIAEEITNLNPVSSEIEVFDKDVNTGMELTGVSDAIDPVSSLLVSGEDGMGKKGGERRKRGRGRGRGSVTNAKAVVTMGSGMPLSGGKRKNDHIHMAIGRFLYDIGASLDAVNSAYFQLMVQAIASGGSEVVVPSYHDLRGWVLKNSVEEVKNDVDKHIATWERTGCSVLVDQWNTVMGRTLINFLVYCPEGVVFLKSVDASDIINLPDALYELLKQVVEEIGARHVLQVITRMEEQLICAGRRLGDTFPNLYWAPCAAHCLDLILEDFAKLEWINSVIEQARSITRFVYNHSVVLNMMKRYTFGNDIVEPGISRFATNFGTLKRMVDLKHNLQTMVTSQEWVDCPYSKKPGGLEMLDLVSDQSFWSSCVLITHLTNPLLQVLRLVGSKKRPAMGYIYAGMYRAKEAIKKELIKRDEYTVYWNIIDHWWEQQWNLPLHAAGFYLNPKFFYSFEGDMPNEIQSGMYDCIEKFVPDLNVQDKIIKEVNSYKNAGGDFGRKMAIRARDTMLPAEWWSTYGGSCPNLVRLAFRILGQTCSSIEYKRSQIPFEQLHDTKNCLERQRLSDLVFVQCNLRLRQMVNENEEQDPISFDSNNTLKDWVKGKDLCSEDFDTLNWMAVDPPSDNARLLGTSHSEIEDLGAGFDDYEIFNRVKEGEEENVESM, encoded by the exons ATGGGCTCTAATTTGGAGCCAATTCCGATAACATCGCAAAAACATGACCCGGCGTGGAAGCATTGTCAAATGTTTAAGAACGGAGAGAGGGTTCAGTTAAAATGTGTGTATTGTGGCAAGATTTTTAAAGGAGGAGGGATTCATAGGATTAAGGAACATTTAGCTGGTCAAAAGGGTAATGCTGCTACTTGTTTACAAGTCCCTTCGGAAGTCAGGCTTATGATGCAACAAAGTTTAGATGGGGTTGTAGTTAAGAAGCGGAAGAAGCAAAAAATTGCAGAGGAGATAACGAATTTGAATCCAGTTTCTAGTGAGATAGAGGTTTTTGATAAGGATGTTAATACTGGAATGGAGTTAACTGGGGTTTCGGATGCTATTGACCCTGTTTCAAGTTTGTTAGTTAGTGGAGAAGATGGAATGGGAAAAAAAGGCGGGGAGAGGAGGAAGAGGGGAAGGGGTAGAGGCAGAGGTTCTGTTACAAATGCTAAAGCTGTTGTTACCATGGGTAGTGGTATGCCGTTATCAGGGGGTAAAAGGAAAAACGATCACATTCATATGGCAATAGGGAGGTTTTTGTATGATATCGGGGCATCTTTGGATGCTGTGAACTCGGCTTATTTTCAGCTAATGGTTCAAGCAATTGCTTCAGGAGGATCAGAGGTTGTAGTGCCTTCATACCACGATCTTCGAGGTTGGGTACTGAAGAATTCAGTTGAAGAAGTAAAGAATGATGTTGATAAGCACATAGCAACTTGGGAAAGGACTGGTTGTTCTGTTTTGGTTGATCAGTGGAACACAGTAATGGGTAGAACTCTGAtaaattttttggtttattgTCCTGAAGGAGTGGTGTTTTTGAAATCCGTGGATGCATctgatattattaatttaccAGATGCTCTTTATGAATTGCTTAAGCAAGTAGTTGAAGAAATTGGAGCAAGACATGTTTTACAAGTCATTACTCGAATGGAAGAGCAATTAATCTGTGCAGGGAGAAGGTTAGGTGATACTTTCCCTAACCTTTATTGGGCTCCTTGTGCAGCACATTGTCTAGATTTGATACTTGAGGATTTTGCAAAACTTGAGTGGATAAATTCAGTAATTGAACAGGCTAGGTCTATTACAAGATTTGTATACAATCATAGTGTGGTTTTGAATATGATGAAAAGGTATACTTTTGGAAATGATATTGTAGAACCAGGAATTAGTCGCTTTGCCACAAACTTTGGAACATTGAAACGAATGGTTGATCTTAAACATAACCTGCAGACCATGGTTACTTCACAGGAGTGGGTGGACTGCCCATATTCAAAGAAACCTGGGGGGCTGGAAATGTTAGATTTGGTAAGCGATCAGTCATTTTGGTCATCATGCGTCCTAATAACCCATTTAACTAATCCTCTCTTGCAAGTTTTGAGACTAGTTGGCAGCAAGAAGAGGCCTGCTATGGGATATATTTATGCAGGAATGTATCGAGCTAAAGAAGCAATTAAGAAAGAACTTATAAAGAGGGACGAGTATACTGTCTACTGGAATATTATAGACCATTGGTGGGAACAACAATGGAATCTCCCTCTTCATGCTGCAGGTTTCTACCTTAATCCCAAGttcttttatagttttgaaGGAGATATGCCCAATGAGATTCAGTCTGGGATGTACGATTGCATAGAAAAGTTTGTTCCTGACTTAAATGTGCAAGATAAAATCATCAAAGAAGTAAACTCTTACAAGAATGCTGGTGGTGATTTTGGGAGGAAGATGGCTATTAGAGCTAGGGACACTATGCTTCCTG CTGAATGGTGGTCAACATATGGAGGAAGTTGCCCAAACTTGGTGCGTTTGGCCTTCCGTATTCTCGGTCAAACCTGCAGTTCAATTGAGTATAAGCGAAGCCAGATTCCTTTTGAACAATTGCATGATACAAAAAATTGCCTGGAGCGTCAACGACTCAGTGATCTAGTTTTTGTTCAGTGCAACTTGCGACTCAGACAAAT GGTCAATGAGAATGAGGAACAGGATCCTATATCATTTGATAGCAATAATACATTGAAGGACTGGGTCAAGGGAAAAGACTTGTGCTCGGAAGACTTTGATACATTGAATTGGATGGCAGTTGATCCACCTTCTGACAATGCAAGGCTCCTGGGAACTTCACACAGTGAAATTGAAGACTTAGGCGCAG GGTTCGATGATTATGAGATTTTTAATAGAGTAAAAGAGGGCGAGGAGGAAAATGTTGAATCAATGTAG